The genomic interval GGCCGGCCACGTGCTCGGCGGCTACGACTTCGTGCGCAACGACGCCTCGGGCATGGACGACTGCGCCGGGCAGGGCACCGCCGTCGCGACCGTGGTCGCGGCACAGCAGAGCGCAGCGAGCGGCTTCGTGGGCCTGGCCCCCGACGCCCGGATCCTGCCGGTCCGGGTGGCGGAGACCGATCAGGTCGTGCGGGCGAGCGCGCCGGCGGTCACGCCGGCCACCGTCGCCTCCGGTATCGACTGGGCCGTCGCCCAGGGTGCTCAGGTGGTCGTCGTCGCGACCGTCGTCTTCCAGGACGACCCGGTGCTGGCCGCGGCGGTGCAGAAGGCGATCGCGGGCGGCGCCGTGCTCGTCGCGCCCGTAGGCGACGACCACCCCGCGGACGGGCCGGCGTCGGCGCAGCCCACTCCGGCTGACCGCACGCCGTACCCCGCGGCGTACGCCGGCGTCATCGGCGTCGGCGCGGTGGGGCCGTCCGGTGGCCGGCTGCCCGCCTCCGAGGTCGGGCCGTACGTCGACCTCGTCGCCCCGGGGCAGGACGTCGTCGCCGGCGGACCCGGCGGCGGTCACGATCTCTACAGCGGGACGGCGGTCGCCTCGGCGTTCGCCGCGGCCGCGGCCGCCCTGCTGGTCGGACAGCCCGGGACGCCGTGGGCACCCGGGGGCGCAGGCCGCGCGGCGAAGGTGGAGGCCCGGCTGCGCAGCACCGCGTCGCCGGCCTCGGGACGCTTCGCCGAGCTGGGCTACGGTGCCGGTCTGGTCGATCCGAGCCGCGCGCTGACCGAGCTCACCAGCGGTGCCGCGGCCGCCGGGGCGACGCCGTACGTACCGCCGGTGAAGACCGAGCGGGAGCTGGCGCAGCAGCGGATCCTGGCCGAGGGCCGCTCGCGGGCGATCGGCTGGACGTGGGGCCTGCTGGGCGGCCTGCTCGCCGTGCTGCTGGGCTACTCGGTGGTGCGGCGCGTCCGCCGCAACGGCGGACGCGCGCTGACCACCCCGCCGACCGTCGAGACCGAACGCGACCAGGAGCTGCAGTACGTACCCGGCGAGCAGCTGTTCGCGGCACCGCCCGAGCCGAGGTAGCCGGGCGATGCGTGGTCGGGCTAGCGGTCCAGGACGCCCTTCGCGAGCGTCTCGCCCTGCTGCGCGATCTCGGCGGCCTCGCCGAGGTTCTTCTTGAAGGTGCCGAGCGCGGCATGGATCTCCTGCGCTGCCTGGTCCCAGATCTGCTTGCGGCGGGTGAACGCGTCCTTGGCGGACGCCGACTCCCACTTGCCCATCAGCGCGAGACCGTCCCGGTTGACCTGGTCGATCTCGTTCTGCATGGCCGACTCGGCGTTCCCGATCGAGCCGACACCGTCACCCTGGATGTTCCAGTCGACAGCGTAGATATCGCCTGACATGAGTCTTCTCCTCTAGGTCGTACGTCGTGGACGGCCGTCAGGCCTTGTCGATGCTGGCGAGGCTGCTGAACTCGGCCTCGGTCTTCTGGATGACCTGGCTGCCCTGCTCGTCGGCGGCGTTGTACTGGACGCCGGCCTGGGCCATGTCGTCGCCGAGTGTGGTGAGCGCGTAGTACAGCTTGTTGGTCGCGGTCTCGACCTGGGCCTTGGCGGCGACGAAGCTGCTGCCGCCGGCGCCCTTCCAGGTGCTCTGCAGCGGCTCGAGCCCGTTCAGCAGAGCGGCGAGCATGTTCTTGATGCGTTCGCCGGCGTCGGCGGCCTGCTTGGCATACTCGGCCGGGTCTGAGTGGCCGATGCTGGTTCCGGTGGTCATCCTCTGGCTCCTCGGTAGTCGTCTGGGGCACCGCGCGCGACCGCCTGCCGGTCACGGACGCCCCGCTAGGACGCGCTCAACGGTAGCCAGGTTCCGAGTACCCGGGAACGGTCGACGAGCAGTGTTCACCCGCTCGACACCGGCGGCGCGGACGCCGATTCAGCCGGGTGAGCGGGCCGATACGACGTCGAGCGCGGGACCCGCGGGGATCCTCGCGACCAGGGTCGCGGGCATCTCCAGCGGGGTGATCGCGTCCAGCCCCAGCGCCGCGGCGGCCTCCTCGTCCGCGACGGCGAACCGGATGCCCTGATCGGTCACCAGGAACAGCGGTCCGTCGGTGGCGCTCGCGGACTGGATCGAGCGCACCAGCGCCGCGTGGCCCCCCGGCACGAGGACGCGGTCGGCCAGCACCGTGCCGTTCTCGGTGCGTGCGGCGGTGGCCGGGGCGAGCTGCGCACCCTCGACGGGCGCGTCGACCGCGAGGTCGAGCTTCGCCGAGCCGCTCGCGAACGTGGCGCAGACGGTGTTCGCCGTGCCGGCCACCGGCGCCGGCTCGGGGATCTCCCGCGGGGCGTCGTTGAACGTCGCCGGGGGCAGGTCGACGCGCGGCACGGAGGTGACGACGGCGTTGTCCACCTCGACGGCGGTCGGGGTTGACCCGCCGTACGCCGCGGCGGTCGCCGGTGCGGACAGCGTCACGCTCGCCTCGACCGGGCTGATCGAGCGCAGGTCCTTCGCGCGGACCAGGTAGAACTGCTTGGTGGTCTTGTCGACCAGCACCTGTCCCACGGCCCGCCCCGCCACGACCGACGACGGCGTGCCGGCGGCGGGCGTCGACAGCGGGGCGATGGCCGGGCCCTCGGGAAGGCTGGTGAGCATCGCCGTCCCGACCTCGATCTGCGGCGCGTCGCGCAGACCCAGCGCGGTGAGGGCCACGTCGGCCTGCGGCAGGCGGAAGCGGTGGCCGTTCCACAACAGGTACACCGCAGCCGTCTGCGCGTCCTTCACGACGATGCTGCCGGCCCCTACGGACGTGCCCGCCGAACGCTGCGTGCCCACCAGCAGCGCGGTGCTCGGCGCGACCATGCCGGCGTCGGTCTTCGCCGGCTCGCTGCACAGTGTCCACGGACCGGCCGCGAAGTCCTCGGACGGCGGGATGGAGTCCGGCGCGCCGGGGATGCCGAGCCGCGGTCCCCGCGGGACGTCGATGAGCGACGCGTGCGACACCGACACGGGATCCGGGCTGCCGACCAGCAGCGCGGCCGACGAGTAGTTCAGCACCGGGTGCAGCGCGAACTCCTTGGTGCCCGCGTCCTGCAGCCAGGCATACGTCGCGCCGGTCTCCTTCTCGACGATCACCGAGCCGCCGTCCTTCCAGCTGGTGTTGCCGCCGCCCTTGATGACTCCGACGACTCCGGTGACGGCCAGAGCCAGCACGGCGACCATCACGCTGCCGAACATGGCGCCGCCCATCCGGCGCAGCGGCGTCTGGGCCGGGTCGGTCTCGCGCAGCACCAGACCGGAGACGACCCGCCGGACGCTGAACTGGTACGAGTGGAACAGGTCGCGCTTGGTCGCCACGGGCTAGCCCCACAACCCTCGCACGTAGCCGAA from Cumulibacter manganitolerans carries:
- a CDS encoding S8 family serine peptidase — encoded protein: MTDLGGAHAGRPGSVGPRVRRALCLVLLMLLGGTAPAYAAPEGGSAPAACQTPPAPSQVYPKVPWNVSTYDPAERIWPYSTGKGVTVAVVSTGVGAAQSQLAGHVLGGYDFVRNDASGMDDCAGQGTAVATVVAAQQSAASGFVGLAPDARILPVRVAETDQVVRASAPAVTPATVASGIDWAVAQGAQVVVVATVVFQDDPVLAAAVQKAIAGGAVLVAPVGDDHPADGPASAQPTPADRTPYPAAYAGVIGVGAVGPSGGRLPASEVGPYVDLVAPGQDVVAGGPGGGHDLYSGTAVASAFAAAAAALLVGQPGTPWAPGGAGRAAKVEARLRSTASPASGRFAELGYGAGLVDPSRALTELTSGAAAAGATPYVPPVKTERELAQQRILAEGRSRAIGWTWGLLGGLLAVLLGYSVVRRVRRNGGRALTTPPTVETERDQELQYVPGEQLFAAPPEPR
- the eccB gene encoding type VII secretion protein EccB → MATKRDLFHSYQFSVRRVVSGLVLRETDPAQTPLRRMGGAMFGSVMVAVLALAVTGVVGVIKGGGNTSWKDGGSVIVEKETGATYAWLQDAGTKEFALHPVLNYSSAALLVGSPDPVSVSHASLIDVPRGPRLGIPGAPDSIPPSEDFAAGPWTLCSEPAKTDAGMVAPSTALLVGTQRSAGTSVGAGSIVVKDAQTAAVYLLWNGHRFRLPQADVALTALGLRDAPQIEVGTAMLTSLPEGPAIAPLSTPAAGTPSSVVAGRAVGQVLVDKTTKQFYLVRAKDLRSISPVEASVTLSAPATAAAYGGSTPTAVEVDNAVVTSVPRVDLPPATFNDAPREIPEPAPVAGTANTVCATFASGSAKLDLAVDAPVEGAQLAPATAARTENGTVLADRVLVPGGHAALVRSIQSASATDGPLFLVTDQGIRFAVADEEAAAALGLDAITPLEMPATLVARIPAGPALDVVSARSPG
- a CDS encoding WXG100 family type VII secretion target, which produces MTTGTSIGHSDPAEYAKQAADAGERIKNMLAALLNGLEPLQSTWKGAGGSSFVAAKAQVETATNKLYYALTTLGDDMAQAGVQYNAADEQGSQVIQKTEAEFSSLASIDKA
- a CDS encoding WXG100 family type VII secretion target, encoding MSGDIYAVDWNIQGDGVGSIGNAESAMQNEIDQVNRDGLALMGKWESASAKDAFTRRKQIWDQAAQEIHAALGTFKKNLGEAAEIAQQGETLAKGVLDR